From a region of the Flavobacterium branchiarum genome:
- the folK gene encoding 2-amino-4-hydroxy-6-hydroxymethyldihydropteridine diphosphokinase, giving the protein MKSQYQVVLSLGSNQGNRLANIENCINLIHQEIGTVVQVSKLYETPAWGFESDAFYNCALVLHTNASAQKILNQVLKVEKQLGRTRSEQQGYQSRLIDIDLIIYEDEVVDTEKLKVPHPLMQNRNFVLLPIQDLNLNWKHPIFQKTISELIAISPDDSVCTVVQSLKSPLQEIPMQRFNYIAFEGNIGAGKTTLVHKIADDFNAKTVLERFADNPFLPKFYKDQNRYAFPLEMSFLADRYQQLSDDLAQFDLFKDFIVADYHIFKSLIFAKITLAEDEYRLYRNLFDIIYKEMPKPDLYVYLYQNTERLLQNIKKRGRSYEQNIEAAYLDKINNGYLEYIKSQADLNVLIIDVSDRDFVKKHEDYLFVLEEIQKKIG; this is encoded by the coding sequence ATGAAATCACAATATCAGGTCGTTTTATCCCTAGGAAGTAACCAAGGAAATAGGTTAGCAAATATCGAAAACTGCATTAATTTGATACATCAGGAAATTGGTACTGTTGTTCAAGTTTCGAAGTTATATGAGACACCGGCTTGGGGTTTTGAAAGTGATGCATTTTATAATTGTGCTTTGGTTTTGCATACCAATGCGTCTGCACAAAAAATATTAAATCAGGTTTTAAAAGTAGAAAAACAATTAGGACGTACTCGTTCAGAGCAACAAGGTTACCAATCTCGACTAATAGATATTGATCTCATTATTTACGAAGATGAAGTTGTCGATACAGAAAAGCTCAAGGTGCCACATCCTTTGATGCAAAATCGAAATTTTGTCTTGCTGCCTATTCAAGATTTGAATTTAAACTGGAAGCATCCAATTTTTCAAAAAACAATTTCAGAATTAATTGCAATATCGCCAGACGATAGTGTTTGTACAGTTGTTCAGAGTTTGAAAAGTCCACTACAAGAAATTCCGATGCAACGATTTAATTATATTGCCTTTGAAGGGAATATTGGTGCAGGAAAAACAACTTTAGTGCATAAGATAGCAGATGATTTTAATGCTAAAACGGTATTAGAACGTTTTGCAGACAATCCTTTTTTGCCCAAATTTTATAAAGATCAAAATCGATATGCTTTTCCACTCGAAATGTCTTTTCTGGCAGATCGTTATCAGCAATTATCGGATGATTTGGCTCAATTTGATTTGTTTAAAGATTTTATCGTAGCCGATTATCATATCTTTAAATCATTGATTTTCGCTAAAATTACACTTGCGGAAGATGAATATCGATTGTATAGAAACTTGTTCGATATTATTTATAAGGAAATGCCAAAGCCCGATTTGTATGTGTATTTATATCAAAATACAGAACGTTTATTGCAAAACATAAAAAAACGAGGCAGAAGCTACGAGCAAAATATTGAGGCTGCTTATTTAGATAAAATCAACAATGGCTATTTGGAATATATTAAATCTCAAGCAGATTTAAATGTTTTGATTATTGATGTCTCAGACCGTGATTTTGTAAAGAAACATGAAGATTATCTTTTTGTTTTAGAAGAAATCCAGAAAAAAATAGGCTAG
- the sppA gene encoding signal peptide peptidase SppA, translating to MKFLGNVIATVIGIFVFFMLSFFGIMLLAALFGGDSNAVTIKTDSVIELDLRKIQNDYAGKYKDPWVTIFSEQKGIGLTDIINAIDVAKTDDNIKGISILNDASSLGMAQSKDLRNALESFKKSGKFVMAYSNGYSQKEYYLNSVANTIYLNPVGELDFKGLSSEIMFFKDFQDKSGIHMEVIRHGKYKSAVEPFLENKMSDANREQTGALLSSIWNTVVADISKSRNIPVDRLNEIANGLLARTPEMAKAERLVDVIAYEDVYHEAIKKALKVTGDDDYNKISISDYTQNFITTAISSSATGDQIAIIYAQGEIQSGEGDVTVIGEGSMRRSLQDARKNKDVKAIVLRIDSPGGSALTSDLIWREVELTKKIKPVVVSMGNYAASGGYYIACNANKIFAESNTITGSIGVFGVLPNFTPLANKLGINTEQVKTHTNAANYSPFVPLDENFKAVTLESVEHIYKTFVTHVAEGRKMTFDQVDAIAQGRVWTGSEALKIGLVDKIGGLNDAIAEAATLAKVKDYSTQNYPEYEKKFNDMLQNLPFAKSKENFIKEEIGEENYFIIEQVKRLQAKKGVQAMMPFEINIR from the coding sequence ATGAAATTTTTAGGAAATGTAATAGCTACCGTAATCGGTATTTTTGTTTTTTTCATGCTGTCTTTTTTTGGAATAATGTTATTAGCGGCACTTTTTGGAGGCGATAGTAATGCTGTTACAATAAAAACGGACTCTGTAATTGAACTCGATTTAAGAAAAATACAAAATGATTATGCCGGGAAATATAAAGACCCTTGGGTAACTATTTTTTCTGAGCAAAAAGGTATCGGATTAACAGATATCATTAACGCAATAGATGTAGCAAAAACAGATGACAACATTAAAGGGATTTCTATTCTTAATGACGCCTCTTCTTTAGGAATGGCGCAAAGTAAAGATTTACGAAATGCCCTTGAGAGTTTTAAAAAATCAGGAAAGTTTGTAATGGCTTATTCTAATGGGTATTCTCAAAAAGAATATTATCTAAATTCTGTTGCAAATACAATCTATTTAAATCCTGTTGGTGAATTAGATTTTAAAGGTTTGTCTTCTGAAATTATGTTTTTCAAAGATTTTCAAGATAAGTCAGGTATTCACATGGAAGTAATTCGCCATGGAAAATATAAAAGTGCAGTTGAGCCATTCCTTGAAAACAAAATGAGTGATGCCAACAGAGAACAAACGGGTGCTTTATTAAGCTCAATCTGGAATACTGTTGTTGCCGATATTTCTAAAAGCCGTAACATTCCTGTTGATCGATTAAATGAAATCGCTAATGGTCTTTTGGCTAGAACTCCTGAAATGGCAAAAGCAGAACGTCTTGTAGATGTTATAGCTTACGAAGATGTTTATCATGAAGCGATTAAAAAAGCCTTAAAGGTAACTGGCGACGATGATTATAATAAAATTTCTATTTCTGATTATACTCAAAACTTTATCACTACTGCGATTAGCTCTAGTGCTACGGGCGACCAAATAGCTATTATTTATGCTCAAGGAGAAATTCAAAGTGGAGAAGGTGATGTTACTGTTATCGGAGAAGGATCAATGCGCCGTTCTTTGCAAGATGCACGCAAGAACAAAGATGTAAAAGCAATTGTACTACGAATTGACAGTCCTGGTGGAAGCGCTTTAACTTCTGATTTAATTTGGAGAGAAGTAGAATTAACTAAGAAGATTAAACCTGTAGTTGTTTCTATGGGGAATTACGCCGCATCTGGAGGATATTATATCGCGTGTAATGCTAATAAAATATTTGCTGAAAGCAATACAATAACTGGTTCTATTGGAGTTTTTGGAGTATTACCAAATTTCACTCCATTGGCCAACAAACTAGGAATTAATACTGAACAAGTAAAAACACATACAAATGCTGCTAACTACAGTCCATTTGTCCCTTTAGACGAGAACTTCAAAGCGGTAACTCTAGAAAGTGTTGAACATATCTATAAAACTTTTGTAACTCATGTTGCTGAAGGAAGAAAAATGACTTTTGATCAAGTTGATGCTATTGCACAAGGTAGAGTTTGGACTGGTTCTGAAGCACTAAAAATTGGTCTTGTAGATAAAATTGGAGGCTTGAATGACGCTATAGCCGAGGCTGCAACTCTTGCTAAAGTAAAAGATTACAGCACACAAAACTATCCGGAATACGAAAAGAAATTCAACGATATGTTGCAAAATTTACCTTTTGCAAAATCAAAAGAGAATTTTATTAAAGAAGAAATAGGAGAAGAAAATTATTTTATTATCGAACAAGTAAAAAGATTACAAGCTAAAAAAGGCGTACAAGCCATGATGCCATTTGAAATTAACATTAGATAA
- a CDS encoding AsmA-like C-terminal region-containing protein, with amino-acid sequence MLKKALKIAGIVIVLLIASLFAIPFFFKDQIKNKISEAINESVDAKVSFVDADLSLFKNFPNANVTIEKLVIINKAPFEGDTLVSLGELNLKMSIKELFKGKEEALNIQGIDTKNGLINIIFDKNGVGNFDIALKKDESKKDETASKPLSLKIQGYKIENFTFRYFDQGSKIKMVIDSLNHEGKGDFTASNLDLVTKSTAKVSLDMDKVNYMKNVSLTLDAVLGIDLEKSKYTFKENKALINQLPLEFDGFIQMVEGGQEYDLKFKTPTSSFTNFLGLIPSAYSSGLDGVKTTGDFTVAGFAKGKYSDTTVPKFNIEIASNNASFKYPNLPKSVQNIVIDTRIINETGVLNDTYVNLDKLSFKIDQDVFNAKANIKNITVNPIVDAALKGTINLANLSKAYPIKMDKPLSGILKADVTTNFDMASVEKSQYQNIKNAGTMSLSGFKYTDENNKSMNISTALVQFTPSTINLKQFDATTGKSDMSINGVLENFYGFMFKKQELRGNFNMSSNQLAVADFMTTGEPAPAKTETQADSKAKAKPAEAMKIPAFLNCTLTAKAATVLYDNLKLKDVSGKIIVKDEKATLENFKTAIFGGTIALNGAVSTKAKVPTFDMNLGFNQVDIAQSFTQLDLLKKIAPIAGIVNGKINSTIKLNGNLDANELTPDLKSISGDLLGQLLSTTVNAQNSTVLNALTSNIKFLDINKLNLNDLKIGLTFDNGKVNVKPFDIKYQDIKATIGGTHGFDQTMNYTIKLDVPAKYLGSEANAFLAKMSPADAAKLQSIPINAFLTGNFSNPKVSTDMKSAVTNLTTQLVNQQKEKLTKQGTTALTDLINKNTKSKDTTKAGAANKEKTTEQVNKAADLINGLFKKKKKEEPATTP; translated from the coding sequence ATGCTAAAGAAAGCTCTGAAAATCGCAGGAATAGTGATCGTTTTACTGATTGCTTCTTTATTTGCCATTCCGTTTTTTTTTAAAGACCAAATTAAAAACAAAATATCCGAAGCCATCAATGAGAGCGTTGATGCCAAAGTTAGTTTTGTAGACGCCGATTTGAGCTTATTTAAAAACTTTCCGAATGCTAACGTCACCATAGAAAAATTAGTGATTATAAATAAAGCTCCTTTTGAAGGGGATACTTTAGTTTCATTAGGTGAGTTAAATTTAAAAATGAGTATCAAAGAGCTTTTCAAAGGAAAAGAGGAAGCGTTGAACATTCAAGGAATTGATACTAAAAATGGATTAATCAATATTATATTTGATAAAAATGGTGTGGGTAATTTTGACATTGCACTAAAAAAAGACGAATCTAAAAAAGACGAAACCGCCAGCAAACCTCTTTCTTTAAAAATCCAAGGGTACAAAATTGAAAATTTCACTTTTAGATATTTTGACCAAGGTTCAAAAATAAAAATGGTTATCGATAGCTTAAACCATGAAGGAAAAGGTGATTTTACCGCTTCAAATCTTGACCTAGTTACAAAATCGACTGCCAAAGTATCTTTGGACATGGATAAAGTAAATTACATGAAAAATGTATCGCTAACTCTTGATGCAGTTTTAGGTATCGATTTAGAAAAAAGCAAATATACTTTTAAAGAGAACAAAGCTTTAATCAATCAGTTGCCATTAGAATTTGATGGTTTTATTCAAATGGTTGAAGGGGGGCAAGAATATGATTTAAAATTTAAAACGCCTACCTCATCTTTCACCAACTTCTTAGGGTTAATTCCATCTGCTTATTCTTCTGGATTAGATGGTGTAAAAACTACCGGAGATTTTACTGTTGCAGGATTTGCCAAAGGAAAATATTCGGACACTACTGTTCCTAAATTTAATATTGAAATTGCATCTAACAATGCTTCATTTAAATATCCAAACTTGCCAAAATCAGTTCAAAACATTGTTATTGATACTAGGATTATAAACGAAACTGGTGTCCTAAATGATACTTATGTAAATTTAGACAAACTATCATTTAAGATTGATCAAGATGTTTTTAATGCTAAAGCGAATATTAAGAATATTACTGTAAATCCTATTGTAGATGCTGCATTAAAAGGAACTATTAACTTAGCGAACCTTTCTAAAGCTTATCCTATAAAAATGGACAAACCTTTGTCTGGTATTTTAAAAGCGGATGTGACTACTAATTTTGATATGGCTTCAGTTGAGAAAAGTCAATATCAAAACATTAAAAATGCTGGTACGATGAGTTTATCTGGATTTAAATATACAGATGAAAATAACAAATCGATGAATATTAGTACTGCTTTGGTTCAGTTTACTCCAAGCACAATTAACTTAAAGCAATTTGATGCTACTACTGGAAAAAGTGACATGAGCATCAATGGAGTTCTTGAAAATTTCTATGGTTTCATGTTTAAAAAACAAGAACTAAGAGGTAATTTCAATATGAGCTCAAACCAATTGGCTGTAGCTGATTTTATGACTACCGGAGAACCTGCACCTGCTAAAACGGAAACACAAGCAGATTCTAAAGCAAAAGCTAAGCCAGCGGAAGCAATGAAAATTCCAGCTTTCTTAAATTGTACATTAACAGCAAAAGCAGCTACTGTTTTGTATGATAATTTAAAACTAAAAGATGTTTCTGGAAAGATAATCGTAAAAGATGAAAAAGCAACTTTAGAGAACTTTAAAACGGCTATTTTTGGAGGTACAATTGCTTTAAACGGAGCAGTATCTACAAAAGCAAAAGTACCAACTTTTGATATGAATTTAGGATTCAATCAAGTTGATATTGCACAATCGTTTACGCAATTAGACTTGTTGAAAAAGATTGCTCCAATAGCAGGAATTGTCAATGGTAAAATAAACTCGACTATAAAACTTAACGGAAACCTCGATGCTAACGAATTAACTCCTGACTTAAAATCTATATCAGGTGATTTGTTAGGTCAATTACTTTCTACAACTGTAAATGCCCAGAATTCGACTGTATTAAATGCTTTAACTTCTAATATTAAATTTCTTGATATTAATAAGTTAAACTTAAATGACTTAAAAATCGGACTTACATTTGATAATGGAAAAGTAAATGTAAAACCATTCGATATAAAATACCAAGACATTAAAGCAACTATTGGAGGAACTCATGGTTTTGACCAAACAATGAACTACACTATAAAGTTGGATGTTCCTGCAAAATACCTTGGATCTGAGGCAAATGCTTTCTTAGCTAAAATGTCTCCTGCTGATGCCGCAAAACTGCAAAGCATTCCGATTAATGCATTCTTGACTGGTAATTTTTCTAATCCAAAAGTTTCTACCGATATGAAAAGTGCTGTTACTAACTTAACAACACAATTGGTTAACCAACAAAAAGAGAAACTGACTAAACAAGGAACAACTGCTTTAACGGATTTGATTAATAAAAACACTAAATCAAAAGACACTACAAAGGCAGGTGCAGCCAACAAAGAAAAAACTACCGAACAGGTAAACAAAGCTGCCGATTTAATAAACGGTTTGTTTAAGAAAAAGAAAAAAGAAGAGCCGGCAACGACTCCTTAA